The following nucleotide sequence is from Syntrophales bacterium.
ATGGTATCGCTTGTGGCGGTACTGGCCTGTTTCGCCGTAGTTCCCTTCACGGCGAAGATATTCATCACCGACATGTCCGTTGCCGTTCTCTATCTCATGGCCGTTTCGTCGGCGGGAGTGTACGGCATCCTGCTTGCCGGATGGTCATCAAACAGCACGTACTCCATGCTGGGCGGTTACCGAGCGGCGGCGCAGATCATCAGCTATGAGATACCCATGGCTCTGGCCGTGGCGGGTGTCCTCATCATGAGCGGTTCCATGAGCATTGTCGAAATCGTGAACTCCCAGGAGGGTCTCTGGAACATTATCAGGCAGCCCGTGGGATTCCTGGTGTTTCTGACCTGTGTGTTCGCCGAGACACACCGGACTCCCTTCGATCTCCTGGAGTGTGAAAACGAACTGGTCGCCGGTTACCAGACGGAATATTCTTCCATGAAATTCGCTCTCTTCTACATGGCAGAGTACGCCCACGTACTGCTCGCATCCTGCCTTGTAACGGTTTTTTTCCTGGGGGGCTGGAATGGTCCCGTCCTGCCTGCCCTGGTATGGTTCGCCCTGAAGGTGTTTCTGGTGTTTTTCTTTTTCGTCTGGGTTCGGGCGACCTGGCCCCGGTTGCGATACGACCATCTCATGGATGTTTCCTGGAAGGTCATGTTGCCTGTGGCCTTCGCCAATGTGATGGTAACCGCCTTCATAGTAGTTATGGCCGGGTAGGGGGGACGGTTGCGAGACGATGATCAAAGCCTTGTTGAACGGGTTGTGGACGACGCTGAAGGAATTTTTCCGGAAACCCATAACCATGCAATATCCGGAGCAGAAGTGGACGTTTCCGGAACGCTTCCGGGGACGGCCGAAACTGCTCACCGATGATACGGGCGGGGTGCTCTGTGTCGCCTGTGGTCTGTGCGAAAAGATCTGTCCCTGTCAGTGCATAATCGTGGTGCCCGGAACAGGCCCGGACGGGATCCGGAACCTGAAGGACTACACACTGGACCTCAGCCGTTGCTGTTTCTGCGGTATGTGTGTCGAGTCCTGTCCGGTGGAAGCCATTATCATGGGGCACGAGTACGAGTTGGCCGTCTATGACAGGAAACAGCTGATACTCGATACTGCCGAACTGACGAAAAAGTCTCTGCGGTGACGACAAATGCATGAATATCTGTTGATAGGAATAGTGGGAATCCTGGCGATTGGAGGGGGCCTGGGGGTTGTCTTCCTGGCAAACCCCATCAACAACGTGATGAGCCTTCTCCTGACGATGCTGGCTCTCGCGGGCCTTTACGCGGCCATGGGAGCCCATGTGGCGGCGCTTTTCCAGGTGATCATTTACGTGGGCGCCATTCTGGTGCTGTTCATTTTTGCCGTCATGCTTCTGAATCTGAGGGAAGCGGCGGGGCGGATCTTCACGGGACCGCAGACTCCGGGCATCGGCGGTGCCGCTCTGGCACTCGCCATCGCCATGGGAACCCTCCTCTGGGGATCGCTCCGCAAGAGCCCTGTTCCCGATGAAGGACTGTCACTGCTGGAACGTGCGGGCGTGCACAGGCTGGCCATCGACCTCTTCACGGACCATCTTCTCGTTTTTGAATTGACGGCGGTATTGCTTCTGGTGGCCTCCATCGGGGCCATCATCATCAGTAGAAAATAGGGAGAATCGCGTTCAATGGAATTGTACCTGTTGCTCGGTATCGGAATCCTGCTCTTCTGTCTCGGTGTCGTCGGTTTTCTTGTGAGGACCAATGCCGTGGTGCTTCTGCTTTCCGTGGAATTGATGCTCAACGCCGCCAATCTGGTTTTCATTGTTTTTTCGCGATATCTTCACGGAACCGACGGCCAGATATACGTGTTTATCGTCATGGCTATCGCCGCTGCCGAGGTGGCCGTGGGCCTTGCCGTCATGATTTCCATATTCAGGCTGTACGGACTGCTTGATATTTCAAAAATACGATTACTCAGAGGATGAGCGTTTCATGAGCCCTGCACTGGCATACATGCTGCCCCTGTTCCCGCTGGTCGGCGTACTGCTGAACGGGTCGGCCGGCGTCCGTTTCAACTCGAAGACGGTGTCCCTCGTCGCCTGCGCCGCCGTGGGGCTACCGCTCCTCGCCGCCCTGGCGTTGCTCGTTTCCATGGCCGGACTGCCCGGAGACGAACGGGTCCTCACGGTAACGCTCTACACCTGGATCAGCCAGGCGGGGTTCACTGTTTCCTTCGGTTTTCTGGTGGACACTCTTTCGATGACGATGATTCTGGTCGTACTTTTTGTGGGATTCTTCATCCACCTGTATTCCATAGGCTACATGGAGGGTGATCCGGGATACCGGCGTTTTTTCGTGTATCTCAATCTGTTTATCTTTTTCATGCTGCTCCTCGTCATGGCCGACAACCTGATTCTGACCTTTCTCGGCTGGGAAGGGGTGGGGCTGTGCTCCTATCTGCTCATCGGCTTCTGGTTCGAAAAAAAATCCGCCGCCGACGCCGGACGAAAAGCCTTCGTGGTGAATCGTATCGGCGACATGGGTTTCATGCTGGGCATCCTGATGACCGTCCTTCTCTTCCAGACCGTCAACTATCAGGAATTGCACCGTGCCCTTGAAGGCAGTCACGGTATGGCCGTCACACTGCCGGCCGTAACAGCCCTTCTGTTTTTCATCGGCGCCATGGGAAAGTCCGCCCAGTTCCCCCTTCATGTCTGGTTGCCCGATGCCATGGAAGGGCCGACGCCCGTGTCCGCCTTGATCCACGCGGCCACCATGGTCAATGCCGGCGTCTATTTCATGTGCCGCATGTTTCCCCTCCTGGCGCAGGCCGGGATCGCCCTTCCCGTAATCGCTGCCGTGGGGGCGTTCACCGCCATATACGCGGCCCTTTCGGCCGTGGGCCAGACGGATATCAAGAAGGTGCTCGCCTATTCAACCGTCAGCCAGATCGGCTACATGTTCATGGCCGTCGGTTCCGGCATGTACATGGCGGGCATGTTTCACCTTGTCACCCACGGCATCTTCAAGGGCCTCCTGTTCCTCGGGGCCGGAGCCGTCATACATGCCCTCCGGGGGGAGCAGGAAACGGCCGCCATGGGCGGACTCCTGAAACGGCTGTCCCTCACATCCGCCACATTCCTCCTGGGACTTCTGGCCTTGGCGGGCATTTTCCCCATGTCCGGGTTTTTCAGCAAAGAGGTCATCATATGGGGCGGTTTCGAACGATACGGCCTCTTTTACTGGTTTCTCGGTTTCGGTGGAGCCGTGATCACGGCTCTGTACTGCGGCAAGCTCTTCGGCCTGGCGTTTCTCGGGGAAGGCACGTACGACGGCTCAATCCACAAACCGGGATATTCCATGACTGTCCCGCTGGCGGTCCTGGGGTTCTGTGCCGCCACCTTCGGTGTTTTCAATCTGCCCATGCTTGCCGGGAAAACCATTTTCGGGAATTTTATGGCCTCCACGCTCCCCCCGGCGCAAACAGGTGACCCGGCGGTGTCACACGCTCTGGAAACAGCCATGCTGCTCATCGTTTCCATCGTCGTCGTCGTGGTACTCCTGGCCGCCATGAGACTCTATTCCCGGAGAAGGAATTACATGGTCCAGTTGGAAGAAAACAATGCCGGCCTGATGAATCTTCTTTTCAGCGGTTTTCGAATGGATCATTTACATGACGCCCTTTTGGTCGGGCCTTTCAAGAGGCTGGCCGCCTTCAGCAGTACCGTGCTCGACACGATCATTATCGACGGACTGGTCAATCGTGCCGGAGCGGCCGCCCTGGCAGCGGGCAGGCTCTTCGCGCTCCTGCAGAGAGGAACCGTGACCGCCTATGCCCTCTTTATAGCGGCGGGTATCGTCCTCTTTCTTGGCATAACACTGGCGGTAACCAGCTGAAGAGAACAACGCTCCCATACCAAAGACAGGAAATACGGCTATTATGCTCAACACACTGCCCATCATATCACTCATCGTCTTTATACCTCTCGCCGGGGTCGCGGCCGTCATGCTCTGCACAGGCAGAGCCGCCGTCCAGTGGGTTTCCCTGGTGACGGCGATGTTCAGCTTTATCGCGAGCCTCGTACCCTTTTTCGGCTTTGACCCGACGGCCGGAGGCTTCCAGTACGTTGAGCAAGCCTCCTGGATACCGGCGCTGGGCATATCCTACCATCTGGGTATCGACGGGTTGAGCCTGTTTTTGATCAACCTCACGACCTTTCTCACCGTCACCGCAGTACTGGTGTCCTGGAACAGAATAGAAACCAAGGTAAAACTGTACTTCTCCCTCTTCCTCGTTCTCTCCACGGGAATGCTGGGCGTTTTCGCGGCCCTCGACACGTTCCTCTTCTATCTGTTCTGGGAAGCGACCCTTATTCCCATGTTTCTCATAATCGGCATCTGGGGAAGCGCTGACCGCCGTTACGCCGCTATCAAGTTTTTCATCTACACCATGGGAGGCAGCGTGCTCATGCTGGTGGGCATCATTGTCATGGCCTTCCTTAACCGGAACCTGGGCGGCGGCTTTGGCTTCGACCTTGTGGAATGGTTCGGGCTCACCGTACCGGAAGCCGGCCAGCGATGGCTCTTCATTGTCTTCTTCCTGGCCTTCGCCGTCAAAATACCGGCATTCCCTTTCCATACCTGGCTTCCCGACGCCCACGTCGAGGCACCGACTGCGGGCAGCGTGATCCTGGCCGGTGTTCTGTTGAAAATGGGCGTCTACGGTATTCTCCGTTTCTGTTTTCCCCTGTTTCCCATCGCCGTCTCTGACTTTACGCCGGTCATCATGGCCCTGGGCATCATCGGGGTTATCTACGGGGCATTCCTGGCTTTCGCCCAGAGGGACCTGAAGAAGCTGGTCGCCTACTCGAGTATTTCCCACATGGGGCTGATCGTGGTTGGTGTTTTCGCCATGAACCTCGCCGGCATAAAGGGCGGCATCATACACATGGTGAACCACGGCCTCAGTACGGGCGCTCTCTTCATCCTGGTGGGGGCCCTGTATGAGCGGAAGGGGACCAGGGACATGGACAGGATGGGCGGTCTGGCAGGCCGGATGCCCGTTATGGCGACACTGTTTATGATTGTTCTTCTCTCATCTATCGGTTTTCCCGGACTCAACGGGTTTGTGGGAGAAATTCTCTTGCTCCTGGGAGCGTTCCAGTTTGTCTGGTGGGTTGGGGCCCTGGGGGCGACAACGATGGTCCTGGGGGCCGTCTATATGCTCTGGATGTACCAGCGTGTCATGTTCGAAACCGAACGGGAACCGACGGAAGGAACCGTCAAAGATTGTTCCCCCCGGGAGAATTGCACCATGATTCCAATTGTTATTCTGATTTTCGTGATCGGACTCTTCCCGTCATGGTTCATGAACCGAATGGACCTGTCGGCCCAGGTACTCCTGGACAAGGTACAAGCTGGACGCGAGTATTGCGCCGTGCCCGACCATCGCGAGTACGGGAAGGCGCGGGGGGTATCCTATGATTTCTAGTGCGCCCGCATTGAACGGCATCGTGAGCGTCCTTCCGGAGATACTGCTCCTGGTCTTCGCCTGCCATTCGTTCCTGCGGGAGGGAGGAGGGGAGAGGCAACGCTTTTTAGCCGGTCCGGCCTTCCTCGCCCTTTTTTCGACACTTCTTCTTATTCCGTTCTACTGGGGACGGAACATCTCCGGTTTCGGCGGCCTGATCCTGCGGGACAACTTCTCGCTCTTGCTGCAGCTTGTCGCGTTGCTGTGCCTGTTCCTGGTGATTCTTTATTCCCATGAATATCTGCAGCGGGAAAAGCGCCATGGGGCGGAGTATTACGGGTTCATTCTCATCGCGGCGATA
It contains:
- the nuoH gene encoding NADH-quinone oxidoreductase subunit NuoH — its product is MMAFVIEVIRIVIIFSVIMGVVAYMTLAERRLLAFFQVRLGPNRVGPAGLLQPIADGIKLFFKEDMTVRHAHAFYFILAPMVSLVAVLACFAVVPFTAKIFITDMSVAVLYLMAVSSAGVYGILLAGWSSNSTYSMLGGYRAAAQIISYEIPMALAVAGVLIMSGSMSIVEIVNSQEGLWNIIRQPVGFLVFLTCVFAETHRTPFDLLECENELVAGYQTEYSSMKFALFYMAEYAHVLLASCLVTVFFLGGWNGPVLPALVWFALKVFLVFFFFVWVRATWPRLRYDHLMDVSWKVMLPVAFANVMVTAFIVVMAG
- a CDS encoding NADH-quinone oxidoreductase subunit I, which produces MIKALLNGLWTTLKEFFRKPITMQYPEQKWTFPERFRGRPKLLTDDTGGVLCVACGLCEKICPCQCIIVVPGTGPDGIRNLKDYTLDLSRCCFCGMCVESCPVEAIIMGHEYELAVYDRKQLILDTAELTKKSLR
- a CDS encoding NADH-quinone oxidoreductase subunit J, with the translated sequence MHEYLLIGIVGILAIGGGLGVVFLANPINNVMSLLLTMLALAGLYAAMGAHVAALFQVIIYVGAILVLFIFAVMLLNLREAAGRIFTGPQTPGIGGAALALAIAMGTLLWGSLRKSPVPDEGLSLLERAGVHRLAIDLFTDHLLVFELTAVLLLVASIGAIIISRK
- the nuoK gene encoding NADH-quinone oxidoreductase subunit NuoK — its product is MELYLLLGIGILLFCLGVVGFLVRTNAVVLLLSVELMLNAANLVFIVFSRYLHGTDGQIYVFIVMAIAAAEVAVGLAVMISIFRLYGLLDISKIRLLRG
- the nuoL gene encoding NADH-quinone oxidoreductase subunit L translates to MSPALAYMLPLFPLVGVLLNGSAGVRFNSKTVSLVACAAVGLPLLAALALLVSMAGLPGDERVLTVTLYTWISQAGFTVSFGFLVDTLSMTMILVVLFVGFFIHLYSIGYMEGDPGYRRFFVYLNLFIFFMLLLVMADNLILTFLGWEGVGLCSYLLIGFWFEKKSAADAGRKAFVVNRIGDMGFMLGILMTVLLFQTVNYQELHRALEGSHGMAVTLPAVTALLFFIGAMGKSAQFPLHVWLPDAMEGPTPVSALIHAATMVNAGVYFMCRMFPLLAQAGIALPVIAAVGAFTAIYAALSAVGQTDIKKVLAYSTVSQIGYMFMAVGSGMYMAGMFHLVTHGIFKGLLFLGAGAVIHALRGEQETAAMGGLLKRLSLTSATFLLGLLALAGIFPMSGFFSKEVIIWGGFERYGLFYWFLGFGGAVITALYCGKLFGLAFLGEGTYDGSIHKPGYSMTVPLAVLGFCAATFGVFNLPMLAGKTIFGNFMASTLPPAQTGDPAVSHALETAMLLIVSIVVVVVLLAAMRLYSRRRNYMVQLEENNAGLMNLLFSGFRMDHLHDALLVGPFKRLAAFSSTVLDTIIIDGLVNRAGAAALAAGRLFALLQRGTVTAYALFIAAGIVLFLGITLAVTS
- a CDS encoding NADH-quinone oxidoreductase subunit M, whose amino-acid sequence is MLNTLPIISLIVFIPLAGVAAVMLCTGRAAVQWVSLVTAMFSFIASLVPFFGFDPTAGGFQYVEQASWIPALGISYHLGIDGLSLFLINLTTFLTVTAVLVSWNRIETKVKLYFSLFLVLSTGMLGVFAALDTFLFYLFWEATLIPMFLIIGIWGSADRRYAAIKFFIYTMGGSVLMLVGIIVMAFLNRNLGGGFGFDLVEWFGLTVPEAGQRWLFIVFFLAFAVKIPAFPFHTWLPDAHVEAPTAGSVILAGVLLKMGVYGILRFCFPLFPIAVSDFTPVIMALGIIGVIYGAFLAFAQRDLKKLVAYSSISHMGLIVVGVFAMNLAGIKGGIIHMVNHGLSTGALFILVGALYERKGTRDMDRMGGLAGRMPVMATLFMIVLLSSIGFPGLNGFVGEILLLLGAFQFVWWVGALGATTMVLGAVYMLWMYQRVMFETEREPTEGTVKDCSPRENCTMIPIVILIFVIGLFPSWFMNRMDLSAQVLLDKVQAGREYCAVPDHREYGKARGVSYDF